The sequence CGCGCCGGTCGAACGCGCCCTCGACGCGGGCGACCGTCTCCGGCCGCCGCGCGGGGACGTTGAGGCGCACGCCGGTGCCGACCTCGGCCAGCGGCGGGAAGTTGGGCGACGTGTAGGCGGCGTAGGCGAAGGAGCTGCGCTTCGTCGTCCGGTTGCCGCGGAGGAGCATCCCGTCGAAGTAGATCGCGACCTCGGGGACCGGGCGCGTCGCGAGGTCGATCGCGCCGACCAGATTGGCCCGCGCGTCGGAGCGCGCGTCGGCCAGCGGCCGCTGCGAACCGGTCAGCACGACCGGCTTCGGCAGGTCGCGCAGCAGGAACGACAGCGCGGAGGCGGTGTAGGCCATCGCGTCGGTCCCGTGCGTCACGACGACCCCGTCGTAGTCGCCGATCCGGGCGGCGATCTCGTTCGCCAAGGCGACCCAGTGGTCCGGCGTGACGTCGGACGAGTCGATGTTGCAGAAGACGCTCGCCTCGAGCTCGGCGATCTGCGCGGCCTCGGGAACGTGCTCGAGGATCGCGGCCGAAAACTCCCCGGGGGCGAGGGCGAGGTCCGGCTGGCGCGGGGTCATGCCCAGCGTGCCGCCGGTGTTGAGGACGAGGACGCGCGGTTTCATGGCGCCGCATTCTCGCGCGGGCCGGGAGAAATTTCGACCCTCCCGGCGGAGACGCGGGTACACTCCGCGCTCGGACGCCGGCCGGGCGCCGGCGCGGGAGGCGCGATGCCGCGGCGGACGGACGTTCACAAGGTCGTGGTGGTCGGCTCCGGGCCGATCGTCATCGGTCAGGCCTGCGAGTTCGACTACTCCGGAACGCAGGCGGTCAAGGCGCTGCGCGAGGAAGGGGTCGAGGTCGTCCTCGTCAACTCCAACCCGGCGACGATCATGACCGACCCCGAGGCGGCCGACCGCACCTACGTCGAGCCGCTCGACCGCGCGGCC comes from bacterium and encodes:
- a CDS encoding asparaginase, with the protein product MKPRVLVLNTGGTLGMTPRQPDLALAPGEFSAAILEHVPEAAQIAELEASVFCNIDSSDVTPDHWVALANEIAARIGDYDGVVVTHGTDAMAYTASALSFLLRDLPKPVVLTGSQRPLADARSDARANLVGAIDLATRPVPEVAIYFDGMLLRGNRTTKRSSFAYAAYTSPNFPPLAEVGTGVRLNVPARRPETVARVEGAFDRRVVAVRLLPGQPAAPLAAMAGAGVRAVLLQAFGVGNLPVVDRGVADAIRALDEAGVVVAVGSQSSHGGVDLSLYAGGRLAAEAGAVGAGDMTTEAAAVKLMYLLGSERDPRRVKARLLVPLAGEVSA